One window of the Deltaproteobacteria bacterium genome contains the following:
- a CDS encoding serine hydroxymethyltransferase, whose translation MQYSTEISSSKNVASPTSTKFLSSVDPELNAYLKLETARQFSGLEMIASENYASQAVMEAQGSILTNKYAEGYPGKRYYGGCEFVDKIEQLAIDRLKKLFGVPFANVQPHSGSQANQAVFLAAAKAGDTILGMDLSHGGHLTHGSPVNFSGILFKAASYGIDPATGRINYDTIRAVARESKPRILIAGYSAYPRLLDFAKFREIADEVGATLLVDMAHFAGLVAGGVHPSPAPYAHYITSTTHKTLRGPRGGIILSGSSNENAEEAAKKVNSRIFPGLQGGPLEHVIAAKAVAFHEALQPQFKEYAKQVVVNSAALADALLSSGLNLVTGGTDNHLVLVDLSNRSVTGKDAEIALDHAGITVNKNTVPNEKRSPFVTSGVRIGTPALTTRGMKESEMKLIGGWISEVLESPGDAGRLEKIKAQVAELCQAYPVYGLKS comes from the coding sequence ATGCAGTACTCAACAGAAATTAGCAGTTCGAAAAATGTCGCATCACCGACTTCGACAAAGTTTTTAAGCAGCGTCGATCCTGAACTCAATGCCTATTTAAAGTTAGAAACGGCAAGACAGTTCTCCGGGTTAGAAATGATTGCTAGCGAAAACTATGCTTCGCAAGCAGTGATGGAAGCGCAGGGTTCGATTCTGACAAACAAATATGCCGAAGGGTATCCAGGAAAACGCTATTACGGCGGCTGTGAATTTGTCGACAAGATCGAACAGCTCGCGATCGATCGCCTCAAAAAGTTATTCGGTGTTCCTTTCGCCAATGTTCAACCCCACTCTGGTTCCCAAGCGAATCAAGCGGTTTTCTTGGCGGCTGCGAAAGCAGGCGACACCATCTTAGGAATGGATCTCTCGCATGGTGGACATCTTACACATGGCAGCCCCGTCAATTTTAGCGGAATATTGTTTAAAGCAGCTAGCTATGGGATTGATCCGGCGACTGGTCGAATCAACTATGACACCATTCGAGCCGTAGCACGTGAATCAAAGCCACGAATACTGATAGCGGGCTATTCCGCCTACCCACGACTGCTCGATTTCGCAAAGTTTCGCGAAATCGCCGATGAGGTTGGCGCAACATTGCTTGTTGATATGGCTCACTTTGCAGGTCTAGTTGCTGGCGGGGTTCACCCGTCCCCAGCTCCGTACGCGCATTATATTACATCCACCACGCATAAAACTCTGCGCGGCCCGAGAGGCGGAATTATTTTATCTGGCTCGTCGAACGAAAATGCAGAGGAAGCAGCGAAAAAAGTGAATTCCAGAATTTTCCCCGGTCTTCAAGGCGGACCCCTTGAGCATGTCATTGCAGCCAAAGCCGTCGCATTTCACGAAGCCCTTCAGCCGCAATTTAAGGAATATGCAAAACAAGTTGTCGTAAATTCCGCCGCCCTTGCTGATGCACTTTTATCAAGTGGATTGAATCTTGTGACAGGTGGAACCGACAACCACCTAGTGCTGGTTGACCTATCAAATCGCTCGGTGACGGGTAAGGACGCGGAAATCGCATTGGACCACGCCGGAATCACTGTGAATAAAAATACTGTACCTAACGAAAAGCGCTCACCGTTCGTTACTAGCGGCGTACGAATAGGAACACCTGCATTGACGACTCGCGGAATGAAGGAGTCAGAAATGAAACTGATCGGTGGTTGGATTTCTGAGGTCCTCGAATCTCCTGGTGACGCCGGTCGCTTGGAGAAAATCAAAGCTCAAGTCGCTGAGCTATGTCAGGCATACCCCGTTTACGGCTTGAAATCGTAA
- a CDS encoding M23 family metallopeptidase, translating to MVLSCSSFKGPGELSTPEGVLEESSPAAAPVGPTLSWSGERYSQSAPTSGLEFDWPVDNASMSRGFLLGKRWHYGLDLAAKKGTPILASAPGVVIYVGRGFSGYGKLIVVEHDENWATLYSHLNKFSVEEGERVTRGQKIGEMGRTGRASGVHLHFEIRYNRQPVNPLMYLPQGF from the coding sequence ATGGTGCTGTCGTGTTCTTCGTTTAAAGGACCGGGCGAACTATCGACTCCGGAAGGGGTCCTGGAAGAATCCTCACCGGCCGCAGCACCAGTCGGCCCCACCCTTTCATGGAGTGGTGAGAGGTACAGTCAGTCAGCGCCAACGTCAGGGCTTGAGTTTGATTGGCCGGTAGACAACGCAAGTATGAGCCGCGGATTTCTTCTAGGAAAGCGCTGGCACTATGGTTTGGATTTGGCTGCCAAAAAAGGAACTCCTATTTTGGCGAGCGCACCTGGCGTCGTAATTTACGTGGGTCGCGGATTTTCTGGATATGGAAAGCTCATTGTGGTCGAGCATGACGAAAATTGGGCGACACTCTACTCTCACCTCAACAAGTTCAGCGTTGAAGAGGGTGAGCGAGTGACACGCGGTCAAAAAATTGGTGAGATGGGCCGCACAGGAAGAGCGAGCGGCGTGCACTTGCATTTTGAAATTCGGTACAATCGTCAGCCTGTTAACCCGCTGATGTATTTGCCACAGGGCTTTTAA
- a CDS encoding glycoside hydrolase family 3 protein translates to MSAQRFTLGVCLGLLPLIFAACSNSSETIELTPSPPDAPPTEEYVGSQSLTKSPVDEQGSAAVPSSRLSRLFLVEQPSVQYSKQIGEAFRRDPPGGLVFWNSSKVGAKELAETVARYSRILKNNGHLPALFAIDYEGGGLRLSPSGAEISGIQRFRVGFSDLAHGAWLGQSMGKHGTELCRLHGRIMGKELAIAGINYPLTLVGDLASRLFKLRGVSTDPMEVAKCVSDFTMAMAEAGPVIAVTKHYPGLGQNSGDTHDVVSVSTAKSESEAERHLFPFRETVKFVNRNGLENRFSIMASHGKFPIYDSVNLTTESPKLLETMLRDEIGFKGIRLSDAMWMGGYGALSGDALYAVYLNAFTSGLDMLMIPGNRYGGALKAFEAIYGNRASEALKSAIEDRAKQPYEVFVARFKKRVNESLERIDRTLKSLPYPHDVIQIIEPKQVTSRERSRYYEILRSMDGRWEKYVEVEPLR, encoded by the coding sequence ATGTCTGCTCAACGGTTCACCCTTGGTGTTTGTTTAGGTCTTTTGCCCCTCATTTTTGCGGCGTGTTCGAACTCATCAGAGACAATCGAGTTAACTCCAAGTCCGCCCGATGCTCCGCCGACAGAAGAGTACGTCGGGTCTCAGTCCCTAACGAAGTCACCTGTCGATGAACAGGGCTCTGCCGCAGTACCTTCCAGCAGATTGTCGCGACTTTTTCTCGTTGAGCAACCGAGTGTTCAGTACTCAAAACAAATCGGCGAAGCGTTTCGCAGAGATCCTCCAGGCGGTCTAGTTTTTTGGAACTCGAGTAAAGTCGGTGCCAAGGAATTGGCCGAAACCGTGGCGCGATATTCACGAATTTTAAAAAACAACGGCCACCTCCCCGCTCTATTTGCAATCGATTACGAAGGTGGTGGCCTAAGGCTTTCGCCATCTGGTGCGGAGATTTCTGGGATTCAAAGATTTCGCGTAGGCTTTAGTGATCTCGCTCATGGCGCGTGGCTTGGTCAATCGATGGGAAAACATGGCACTGAACTTTGCCGCTTGCACGGCCGAATCATGGGGAAGGAGCTCGCCATTGCCGGAATCAACTACCCCCTGACACTGGTAGGCGATCTTGCAAGTCGCTTGTTTAAGCTTCGCGGTGTTTCGACAGACCCGATGGAAGTGGCTAAGTGCGTTTCAGATTTCACAATGGCAATGGCTGAGGCAGGGCCAGTGATCGCAGTGACCAAGCACTACCCCGGTCTTGGGCAGAATTCTGGCGATACTCATGACGTCGTAAGCGTTTCAACTGCAAAAAGTGAAAGCGAAGCCGAGCGCCACCTTTTCCCATTTCGCGAAACCGTCAAGTTTGTAAATCGAAACGGACTTGAAAACCGATTCTCTATTATGGCCTCACATGGAAAGTTCCCGATTTACGATTCTGTGAATTTGACGACCGAGTCGCCGAAACTTTTAGAGACGATGCTTCGCGATGAAATTGGGTTCAAAGGTATTCGCTTGTCCGACGCAATGTGGATGGGAGGCTACGGGGCTCTGTCTGGCGACGCGCTTTACGCGGTCTATTTGAATGCATTTACATCGGGCCTCGACATGTTAATGATCCCAGGAAATCGGTATGGGGGCGCTCTAAAGGCATTTGAAGCAATTTACGGTAACCGCGCGAGTGAAGCTTTGAAGTCCGCAATTGAAGATCGAGCCAAGCAGCCCTACGAGGTGTTTGTCGCCCGCTTCAAAAAAAGGGTGAATGAGAGCCTTGAGCGAATTGACCGAACATTGAAGTCACTACCCTATCCCCACGACGTCATTCAGATAATCGAGCCGAAACAGGTGAC
- a CDS encoding penicillin acylase family protein codes for MKSKRNALIVLKGLVSLLVLAALCVGLGKSFADLGPLGQLLAPSTGVWRHKPTSAEDLLKNFGTAVASAGMKPVSLTIDSDGVPHLASEDEAALYFAQGYITAYYRMWQMDFMARITAGRVAELLGEKALPIDRFFRRLRVPAAAEASADLMMNDLATRNSLVAYSNGVNSRLQQIVITNLPFEYRLFGTFPEPWEPRRAAYLLKFMTWQLTGYMYDFRLSSAKTKLSSELFDLLFPIAPRIPGTVISDKDRPLTSRSTEGRTPQNQASYAQRNFKLFDQKIPDMVRPDPTNGSNNWAIAGKHMSNGRPALSNDLHLSYTLPALWFPIQLTGPGFNVYGASLPGSPGVIVGFNETMGWAVTNGTNDVLDWYSLQFRDETRREYLFEDSWRPVILAEEKVLLPDGRYETVQTRETHIGPILFEEGEATAVAQTPSGLALQWTGLIPSNELKSFLTLNRAKKASDCRDALKGYVAPGQNFVCADQKGTITYRLAGLFPDRRNRDGRLVSEASKSSDVWQGFLSPEENPAIENVRDFVVTANQAPFNGTRQSDYGWFFATPYRAMQIERLISAKLKGTKRKGKLNPEDLIEIQADTGSLLSLAFKDLVLKESKASPLAEQISNFRCRPVENLALEIKNWAGIHNSDSVIATLMSEWLARYEFELWQSRLGTSFESYWPSRWRLLEISQNQSQWSSLWKESQKSVADVLSSSLSQACAALLESHASVPSWSKYQETYVQHSGRIPGLGRRNLQTGGSAESIFANKGGHGPTWKMVVTFEDTPRAWFMIPGGQSGDPGSVEYDRHLTEWGTGKMRQAQFLKRSAKSGSQ; via the coding sequence GTGAAATCAAAACGTAACGCCTTGATAGTTCTTAAGGGACTTGTCAGCCTCCTCGTGCTAGCGGCGCTATGTGTAGGGCTAGGGAAGTCCTTTGCTGATCTAGGTCCTCTAGGCCAATTGTTAGCGCCCAGCACAGGCGTATGGCGTCACAAGCCCACCTCGGCAGAAGATCTCCTAAAAAATTTCGGCACAGCTGTGGCTTCGGCTGGGATGAAGCCAGTGTCACTCACCATTGATTCTGACGGCGTGCCACATCTCGCCTCTGAGGACGAGGCTGCGCTCTACTTCGCCCAAGGTTACATCACGGCCTATTACCGAATGTGGCAAATGGACTTTATGGCTCGAATCACGGCCGGACGAGTGGCCGAGCTACTTGGTGAAAAGGCGCTACCGATTGATCGCTTTTTCCGCCGACTCAGAGTTCCCGCAGCAGCCGAAGCATCCGCGGATCTCATGATGAACGATCTTGCCACCCGCAATTCTCTTGTCGCTTACTCGAACGGCGTTAATTCCCGGCTTCAGCAGATTGTAATTACGAATTTGCCGTTTGAGTACCGGCTTTTCGGGACGTTTCCTGAACCGTGGGAGCCAAGACGTGCAGCCTATCTCTTAAAGTTTATGACTTGGCAGCTGACGGGTTACATGTACGATTTCCGTCTATCGTCGGCAAAGACCAAGCTTTCGTCCGAGTTGTTTGATTTACTGTTTCCGATTGCCCCCCGGATACCCGGCACCGTTATAAGCGACAAAGATCGTCCGCTAACTTCCAGATCAACTGAGGGCCGAACGCCACAAAACCAAGCTAGCTACGCGCAACGCAACTTCAAGCTGTTCGATCAGAAGATTCCAGATATGGTGCGCCCCGATCCAACCAATGGAAGTAACAACTGGGCCATTGCCGGGAAGCACATGTCCAATGGACGGCCAGCACTTTCCAATGATCTTCATCTTAGCTACACGCTTCCGGCGCTGTGGTTTCCCATTCAGTTGACTGGGCCTGGTTTCAATGTTTATGGCGCAAGCCTGCCCGGCTCTCCTGGCGTTATTGTCGGCTTCAATGAGACTATGGGGTGGGCAGTCACAAACGGAACCAATGATGTTCTCGATTGGTACTCGCTTCAGTTTCGGGATGAAACTCGTCGTGAATATCTATTTGAAGATTCGTGGCGACCGGTGATCTTGGCCGAAGAAAAAGTTCTTTTGCCCGACGGACGCTATGAAACAGTTCAAACAAGAGAGACGCACATCGGTCCAATTTTATTCGAAGAAGGTGAAGCAACAGCCGTTGCTCAAACCCCGTCGGGTCTCGCTCTGCAATGGACTGGTTTGATTCCGTCCAATGAACTGAAATCATTTTTAACTCTCAATCGCGCCAAAAAAGCATCAGACTGCCGAGATGCATTGAAGGGATACGTCGCACCAGGGCAGAATTTTGTCTGTGCCGACCAGAAAGGGACTATCACTTATCGGCTTGCCGGGCTTTTTCCCGATCGTCGAAATCGCGATGGTCGCTTGGTCAGCGAAGCCTCAAAGTCATCCGATGTGTGGCAGGGCTTTCTATCTCCTGAGGAAAATCCAGCAATTGAAAATGTAAGAGACTTTGTTGTTACTGCCAATCAGGCACCTTTCAATGGAACACGCCAATCTGACTATGGATGGTTTTTTGCGACCCCTTACCGAGCCATGCAAATTGAGCGACTTATCAGTGCCAAGCTGAAAGGAACAAAGAGAAAAGGTAAACTTAACCCCGAGGATCTCATTGAAATTCAGGCGGACACCGGGAGCCTTTTATCTCTGGCATTTAAAGACTTGGTTTTAAAAGAGTCCAAAGCTTCACCACTAGCCGAGCAGATTTCCAATTTCAGATGCCGCCCGGTAGAAAACCTAGCACTTGAAATTAAAAACTGGGCAGGAATCCACAACTCCGATTCTGTCATTGCGACGTTGATGTCTGAATGGCTGGCACGTTACGAATTTGAACTTTGGCAAAGCCGGCTTGGAACTTCGTTTGAATCCTATTGGCCAAGTCGGTGGCGACTTCTTGAAATCAGCCAAAACCAAAGTCAGTGGTCAAGTTTATGGAAAGAGTCACAAAAATCTGTGGCCGACGTTCTCTCGAGCTCACTATCTCAAGCTTGCGCCGCACTTCTAGAATCTCATGCAAGCGTACCGAGCTGGTCAAAGTACCAAGAAACCTATGTCCAACACTCTGGACGAATACCCGGCCTTGGCCGAAGGAATTTGCAAACCGGCGGTTCTGCGGAGTCTATTTTTGCCAACAAGGGCGGTCACGGTCCCACCTGGAAAATGGTTGTTACATTTGAAGATACACCGCGAGCTTGGTTTATGATTCCAGGTGGTCAAAGTGGTGATCCTGGTTCGGTTGAATACGATCGCCACCTCACGGAATGGGGAACCGGAAAAATGCGCCAGGCCCAGTTTTTAAAACGTTCCGCAAAGAGTGGTTCGCAATGA
- the fabF gene encoding beta-ketoacyl-ACP synthase II, protein MKLASTSNRFERVTRPERRVVVTGIGCVSPLGLDLPTSWANAVAGKSGIGPVTHFDVTNYDVRFAGEVKGFDPSAYIEKKEQKKMARFIHLAIAAASEAFKSAGLDPSQFDDELRARVGALVGVGIGGINELEQAGAVVKERGPGRISPFLIPSVIANMASGQLTIKFGLRGVNYSVTSACSSGAHSIGEAALYIRRGIADVMVAGGAEAAIGPLGLGGFGAMKALSTRNDQPTMASRPFDRDRDGFVLSEAAAILILEDYERASRRGARIFGEVAGYGSSSDAHHMTNPAPGGTGAALAMSYALQDAHLNASDIQYVNAHGTSTPAGDGQETGAIKSVFGSSAKSVWVSSTKSVMGHSLGAAGAIESAFSLMAMATNTAPPTINLDNPSDDCDLDYVPHVAREGKFSAVMNNSFGFGGTNSCLVFTKV, encoded by the coding sequence ATGAAACTCGCTTCCACTTCGAATCGATTTGAACGCGTCACAAGACCTGAGCGCCGCGTGGTGGTAACTGGAATTGGTTGCGTATCACCGCTTGGCTTGGATCTCCCTACTTCATGGGCCAACGCCGTCGCTGGGAAGAGCGGAATTGGGCCCGTGACGCACTTTGATGTCACCAATTATGACGTACGGTTTGCTGGCGAAGTAAAAGGCTTCGATCCGTCGGCATATATCGAAAAAAAAGAACAAAAGAAAATGGCGAGGTTTATTCACCTTGCGATTGCCGCGGCCAGTGAGGCCTTTAAAAGTGCTGGATTGGATCCTTCACAATTTGATGATGAGTTGCGTGCTCGAGTCGGCGCGCTTGTAGGTGTTGGGATCGGCGGGATCAACGAACTTGAACAAGCCGGTGCCGTTGTCAAAGAGCGCGGCCCTGGACGCATTTCCCCGTTTCTCATTCCATCGGTCATCGCCAACATGGCCAGCGGACAACTGACCATCAAGTTTGGACTTCGCGGAGTGAACTATTCTGTCACATCTGCATGCTCGTCAGGTGCACACTCGATCGGCGAAGCGGCGCTTTATATTCGCCGAGGGATCGCCGACGTTATGGTCGCAGGAGGTGCCGAAGCAGCAATAGGTCCTTTGGGCCTTGGTGGCTTTGGCGCGATGAAAGCTCTTTCCACTCGAAACGATCAACCGACGATGGCTAGCCGGCCGTTTGACCGGGATCGCGACGGATTCGTACTTAGTGAGGCAGCAGCGATTTTAATTTTGGAGGATTACGAGCGTGCAAGCCGAAGAGGTGCACGAATTTTTGGTGAAGTCGCCGGATACGGTTCGTCCTCCGATGCGCATCACATGACTAACCCTGCTCCAGGCGGAACAGGTGCAGCTTTGGCAATGTCCTACGCACTTCAAGATGCGCATTTGAATGCCTCAGACATCCAGTACGTTAATGCTCACGGCACCAGTACTCCCGCAGGAGATGGCCAAGAAACCGGCGCGATTAAGTCGGTGTTCGGCTCGTCTGCCAAATCCGTATGGGTCAGCAGTACGAAGTCTGTCATGGGACACTCTTTGGGAGCGGCTGGAGCGATCGAAAGTGCCTTCTCGTTGATGGCCATGGCCACCAACACGGCACCGCCTACGATCAATCTCGACAATCCGAGCGACGACTGCGACCTCGACTATGTTCCGCACGTCGCCCGAGAAGGAAAGTTCAGTGCCGTGATGAACAACAGCTTTGGGTTCGGCGGCACGAACTCATGCCTCGTTTTCACAAAGGTGTAG
- a CDS encoding ABC transporter ATP-binding protein/permease, which translates to MTPAKQFNPAAESKSDSSWQTLKSLLPYLWPAGRIDLKWRVLVAMLSLLIAKSVNVSVPFFLKGAIDKLSLVVQGETVYVSAAIGLTVAYAAARIGQQLFSEFRDFIFARVTQFTQRQIGLRTFEHLHSLSLAFHLDRQTGGLSRVIERGTRGIQTVLQFMLFNILPTIVEVVIVSIVLFFTFGWKFALITMGTIGIYVWYTISITNWRVKFRKEMMQKDTEANTKAIDSLLNFETVKYFGNETHEHKRFDRALEGYEAAAIQSQTSLSILNCGQGVIIAVGLVAVMVLAAQGVVQKTMTIGDFVAINTFLIQLYLPLNILGFAYRETTQSLVEMDKMFELLSVERDIKDIPGARALKLAAGGIEFKNVSFHYSADRPILKNVSFEVQPGKTVAIVGPSGSGKSTLSRLLFRFYDPTVGAVLIDKQDLREVEQASVRRAIGIVPQDTVLFNDTIGYNIQYGRPEATEKEMKEAARLAKIDSFVARLPQGYKSMVGERGLKLSGGEKQRVAIARTILKNPKILVFDEATSALDTQTEQGIQASLREVARDRTALVIAHRLSTVVDADLILVLKDGEIVERGRHDELLKIGGEYSRMWKLQAEAQDAKRRLDAVTSEAHS; encoded by the coding sequence ATGACACCAGCAAAACAGTTTAACCCTGCCGCGGAGAGCAAATCAGACTCTTCCTGGCAGACGCTGAAATCCCTCCTGCCCTATCTCTGGCCTGCCGGCCGAATCGACTTAAAGTGGCGGGTACTTGTCGCCATGCTTTCGCTTTTGATCGCCAAATCGGTCAACGTCTCTGTTCCCTTCTTTTTGAAAGGAGCGATCGACAAGCTGTCGCTGGTCGTTCAGGGAGAAACTGTCTATGTTAGCGCAGCCATTGGATTAACAGTGGCCTATGCAGCCGCGCGAATCGGCCAGCAGCTCTTTTCAGAGTTCCGCGACTTTATTTTTGCCCGTGTGACACAATTCACACAGCGCCAAATTGGCCTGAGGACTTTTGAACACCTTCATTCTTTGTCGTTAGCGTTTCATTTGGATCGTCAAACGGGAGGGCTATCGCGCGTTATCGAGCGAGGTACCCGCGGGATTCAAACCGTCCTTCAATTTATGCTTTTTAATATTCTCCCAACAATCGTCGAAGTGGTGATTGTTTCGATTGTTCTATTTTTTACGTTTGGCTGGAAGTTCGCGCTGATCACAATGGGAACCATTGGCATTTATGTTTGGTACACGATTTCGATCACGAACTGGCGAGTGAAGTTTCGCAAAGAGATGATGCAAAAAGACACTGAGGCAAATACCAAAGCCATCGATAGCTTACTAAACTTTGAAACAGTTAAATACTTTGGCAATGAAACTCATGAACACAAGAGGTTCGATCGCGCGCTTGAGGGCTATGAGGCCGCCGCGATTCAAAGTCAGACTTCCCTATCGATTCTAAATTGTGGACAGGGCGTCATTATCGCAGTCGGGTTGGTTGCTGTTATGGTCCTCGCTGCACAGGGAGTTGTCCAAAAGACCATGACGATCGGCGACTTTGTTGCGATCAACACTTTCCTCATTCAACTTTATTTGCCGCTTAATATTCTCGGATTTGCTTACCGTGAAACAACTCAAAGTCTCGTCGAAATGGACAAGATGTTTGAACTCCTGTCGGTCGAAAGAGACATTAAAGACATTCCGGGAGCCAGAGCACTCAAACTAGCTGCTGGGGGAATTGAATTTAAAAATGTCTCGTTCCATTACTCAGCAGACCGGCCGATTTTAAAAAACGTCAGTTTTGAGGTGCAGCCCGGTAAGACTGTGGCGATCGTAGGCCCCTCCGGATCGGGCAAGTCGACATTGTCGCGTCTGTTGTTTCGCTTTTACGACCCTACTGTGGGAGCCGTTCTAATTGATAAGCAGGATCTCCGGGAAGTTGAGCAGGCGTCCGTGAGGAGAGCAATTGGCATTGTTCCGCAAGACACAGTTCTGTTTAACGATACCATTGGCTACAACATTCAGTACGGTCGACCAGAGGCAACAGAAAAAGAGATGAAGGAAGCGGCGAGGCTCGCAAAAATTGATTCGTTTGTTGCCCGGCTGCCTCAGGGCTATAAATCGATGGTCGGCGAGCGGGGTTTAAAACTTTCGGGGGGCGAGAAACAGCGGGTTGCAATTGCTCGTACGATTTTAAAAAATCCTAAGATTTTAGTTTTTGATGAAGCTACCTCCGCACTTGATACCCAAACCGAGCAAGGTATTCAGGCGAGTTTAAGAGAAGTGGCGCGCGATCGCACGGCGCTCGTGATTGCGCATAGGCTGTCTACCGTTGTGGATGCCGACTTAATTTTAGTACTGAAGGACGGCGAAATTGTGGAGCGCGGTCGCCACGATGAATTGTTAAAGATTGGTGGGGAGTATTCGCGGATGTGGAAGCTCCAAGCCGAGGCGCAGGATGCAAAACGTCGCTTGGACGCTGTTACAAGCGAAGCACACTCCTGA
- a CDS encoding AAA family ATPase encodes MKPSVIEAIDLEVYDPETRRSVSRPVSFSLSLGDLCVITGPNGVGKSTLLHGMADFLSTSNPASRVKGIVRTRKEVLGDKSFKVRLHPQFSAPMFALPLSLGDVLDWYRSPEDSMPELIRDLDLLRPWDSASGGEKQRVLLAGIFSDGKGKHDKVPFEILLLDEPGNHLDSRNREELYSQTRQWLSENPNRCVVVVTHDPEVWSPSVLVKLEAAEK; translated from the coding sequence ATGAAACCTTCGGTCATTGAAGCTATTGATTTGGAAGTATATGATCCGGAAACACGCCGAAGTGTATCGCGCCCGGTTTCGTTTTCCCTTTCTTTGGGTGATCTCTGTGTGATCACAGGCCCGAACGGAGTTGGGAAATCGACTCTGCTGCACGGAATGGCGGATTTTCTTTCGACTTCGAATCCAGCTTCTCGCGTGAAGGGAATCGTTCGCACCCGTAAGGAAGTCTTAGGAGACAAGAGTTTTAAAGTGCGCCTTCATCCTCAATTTTCTGCCCCCATGTTTGCGCTCCCTCTAAGTCTTGGCGACGTGCTTGACTGGTACCGATCTCCCGAAGATTCAATGCCCGAATTGATCCGGGATCTTGATTTGCTTAGGCCCTGGGACTCTGCTTCAGGCGGAGAAAAGCAACGAGTGCTGCTGGCTGGGATCTTTTCGGATGGCAAAGGAAAACACGACAAAGTGCCGTTCGAGATTCTTTTGTTAGATGAGCCTGGAAATCATTTGGATTCCAGAAATCGAGAAGAATTGTACAGCCAGACCAGGCAATGGCTTTCAGAAAATCCAAATCGGTGTGTGGTTGTTGTGACTCATGATCCCGAAGTTTGGAGTCCGAGTGTTTTAGTAAAGCTCGAGGCAGCTGAGAAATGA
- the rpiB gene encoding ribose 5-phosphate isomerase B, producing MPRFHKGVGLKKLYVASDHAGYDLKESLFQSAIAAQHGFEFVDLGPGNSERVDYPDFSTKVVNAVLKDQSSLGLLICGSGQGMAMSANRNKGIRAALAWNEESAKLSREHNNANVLCLGSRMIDTQLAGNILISFLRSVFEGGRHSARLEKF from the coding sequence ATGCCTCGTTTTCACAAAGGTGTAGGCTTGAAGAAACTTTACGTTGCAAGCGACCATGCAGGCTACGATCTAAAAGAATCACTTTTTCAAAGCGCAATTGCAGCCCAGCACGGATTTGAATTTGTAGATCTGGGGCCAGGAAATTCTGAACGGGTCGACTATCCCGATTTTTCCACTAAAGTTGTGAATGCCGTTTTAAAGGATCAAAGCTCTTTAGGCCTTTTAATCTGCGGTTCCGGGCAAGGGATGGCGATGTCAGCAAATCGCAACAAAGGTATTCGCGCTGCGCTTGCGTGGAACGAGGAATCGGCGAAGCTTTCACGAGAGCACAATAATGCCAATGTCCTATGCCTAGGTTCACGTATGATTGATACTCAGCTTGCAGGAAACATTTTAATATCATTTCTTCGGTCAGTGTTTGAAGGCGGTCGTCATTCTGCACGACTAGAAAAATTTTGA
- the acpP gene encoding acyl carrier protein, producing the protein MVATVQPKVREVIADQLGVDPDRVKVEASFIDDLGADSLDIVELVMAVEEEFGIEIPDEDAEKLKTVGDFCTYLQGKGKA; encoded by the coding sequence ATGGTAGCAACAGTACAACCCAAAGTTCGTGAAGTAATTGCCGATCAGCTCGGTGTTGATCCAGACCGCGTAAAAGTTGAAGCATCGTTTATCGATGATCTTGGCGCAGACAGCTTAGACATTGTCGAGCTCGTTATGGCGGTCGAAGAAGAATTTGGCATCGAGATCCCAGATGAAGACGCTGAAAAACTTAAAACTGTTGGCGATTTCTGCACTTATCTTCAGGGAAAAGGCAAAGCCTAA